TCACCTTCGAGGACGTGCCCGGCTTCCTGCCCGGCACCAAGCAGGAGTACGGCGGCATCATCAAGCACGGCGCCAAGCTGCTGTACGCCTTCGCCGAGGCCACCGTGCCCAAGATCACGGTCATCACCCGCAAGGCCTATGGCGGCGCGTACTGCGTCATGGCCTCCAAACACATCCGCTGCGACGTGAATTACGCCTGGCCGACGGCAGAGGTCGCGGTCATGGGGCCGGAGGGCGCGGTGGACATCGTGTACAAGCGCGAGCTGTCCAAGGCGGCGAGCAAAGAGGAAGAGCGGCAGAAGCTGATCGAGCAGTTCCGCGACCGCTTCGCCAATCCCTATGTGGTGGCTGAGCGCGGCTATGTGGACGCCGTCATCCAGCCGCGCGAGACCCGCAAGAAACTCATCGACGCACTGGAGATGCTCGACACCAAGCGCGACAAGAACCCCCCTAAGAAGCACGGGAACATTCCGCTGTGAGGGCATACAGTCGGCCACTTGAATTCCTGATCCTTTGAGCCGTACACTCATAGGCGAATAAAAAGCGAATATGGAAGTGTCCCTGCCAGAACCGATTGAGGATGGCTTGCCTACGCCGGAGGTAGGACCCTGGGCTGAAGACAAGTATCGAATTGTCTCGATGTACTCGGGTATGTTTGCGACGGGGATGAAGAAGAAATGGCATGCGCGGGTTTACATCGACTTGTATTCGGGCGCAGGGCAAGTGCGCGTCAAGAGCACGCCTCGCTTACTGTTCGGCTCCCCTTTGTTGGCGCTGCAAGTCCGAGATCCCTTCGACAAGTACGTATTCTGTGAGGAAGACCCAACACTCCTCAAGGCCTTGGAAGCGCGCTCTAAGAGAATCGCTCCTCAGGCCGCAACATCATTCATTCCCGGAAGTTGTGACGAACGGGTCAAGGATATCGTTGCAGCGATACCTTTACCTTCAAAGAACCAGACTGTATTGAGCCTTTGCTTCGTCGATCCATTCCACTTGGGTCTTCACTTTCAAACACTCGAAACACTTGCGGCAAGGTTTACGGACTTCCTTGTCCTACTTTGCTTTGTATATGGATGCGAACAGGAACTATGAGCTTTATCACCAAGAGAAGTCGAAGAAAGTGGACTTGTTCTTGGGGGATTCTAAATGGCGACAGCAATGGGCAAAGTCACAGGCTGCAGGCATCTCCTTCCCCATGTTCCTTGCTGATGCATTCTCCGAGAGAATGGAAAGTTTGGGCTACCTTCCCCCGCCCAGAATGAAAATCGTTCGTTCCAACGAGAAGAATCTGCCGTTGTATCATCTCGCGATCTTCTCGCGGCATACGCGGGCATACGAATTCTGGGGTGATGTCTTGAAATACAGCACCGACCAACTCGGACTTGGCTTCTGAGGTTCCGATGTCACTAAACTCTTCGATCGAGTGGACGGACGCTACCTGGAATCCAGTGCGCGGCTGCACGAAGGTCAGTCCGGGCTGTAAGCACTGTTACGCGGAAACGTTCGCAGAGCGATTCAGGGGCGTTCCCGGCCATCCCTACGGGCAAGGGTTCGACTTACGACTGGTCCCCGAAAAACTGACCGAGCCTCTCGCCTGGCATTCTCCGAAGCTAGTGTTCGTGAATTCGATGAGTGACCTTTTTCATGAAGGAGTACCCGACGCCTATATCGAAGCCGTCGCCCGGGTCATGGCAGTTGCCAACTGGCATACGTACCAAGTTTTGACTAAGCGCTCTGAGCGGATGCGCAATCTCTTGAAAACGCGGTTGCGCTTTGCCGCGGAGGAACCGCACATTTGGTGGGGCGTCAGCGTCGAGAACCGTGAATACGGCGTTCCTCGAATCCATGACTTGCAGAATTCCCCTGCGGAAGCAAGATTCCTATCAGTGGAACCGCTGTTGGAACACCTCGGTGAAATCGATCTTTCCGGAATTAGCTGGGTGATCGTCGGCGGAGAAAGCGGCCCCGGTGCGAGGCGGTTGGAACGCGAGTGGGTCGTTTCATTGCGGAACCAGTGTCGGATGTGCGGTGTACCCTTCTTCTTTAAGCAGTGGGGCGGGACAAGAAAGAAGAGGCACGGACGTTTGTTGGATGGGAGAACCTATGACGAGTACCCG
Above is a window of Terriglobales bacterium DNA encoding:
- a CDS encoding phage Gp37/Gp68 family protein, encoding MSLNSSIEWTDATWNPVRGCTKVSPGCKHCYAETFAERFRGVPGHPYGQGFDLRLVPEKLTEPLAWHSPKLVFVNSMSDLFHEGVPDAYIEAVARVMAVANWHTYQVLTKRSERMRNLLKTRLRFAAEEPHIWWGVSVENREYGVPRIHDLQNSPAEARFLSVEPLLEHLGEIDLSGISWVIVGGESGPGARRLEREWVVSLRNQCRMCGVPFFFKQWGGTRKKRHGRLLDGRTYDEYPRRVSTAVPSPDQRGSIASLLSRFVNAVLSPGGMQEISVMI
- the tcmP gene encoding three-Cys-motif partner protein TcmP is translated as MEVSLPEPIEDGLPTPEVGPWAEDKYRIVSMYSGMFATGMKKKWHARVYIDLYSGAGQVRVKSTPRLLFGSPLLALQVRDPFDKYVFCEEDPTLLKALEARSKRIAPQAATSFIPGSCDERVKDIVAAIPLPSKNQTVLSLCFVDPFHLGLHFQTLETLAARFTDFLVLLCFVYGCEQEL